One genomic window of Corallococcus caeni includes the following:
- a CDS encoding carotenoid oxygenase family protein: MTTATPLPASLPPPAWNRAFRNISHQHGFQPLRVEGHLPEGLRGTLFRLGAWTFDVHGAPLQHWFDGDGGVMGVRFGPDGVQGAARLVDSRTMVTERKAGRQLYGSYAMPTPLRNKLLNPQKNNANTALLPWNGRLYALHEPNLPVELSPEDLTTLGETNLDGAVLKSFSAHPHRVPSRKTRYNFGQHHGRVNTLELYALPDDGKARHLGSVPLPGATMVHDFTVTDRYLVFFLPAMSINVLKMLLRIGAFADNVSFRPGAASEVVVVPIDDVAHPIRIPADSFFNWHFSNAYEDGDTLVVDYVRYPDFASNQWLGDLLRGNPSTDADGMLHRARIDLKARTFRSEPLLDLSCEFPRVAPSVECRPYQAVYLGAHGTQEARRGLYDALVRLDLGSGRVTRAALETGQYPSEPVFVPRPGSRTEDDGWLLTQVFDTKTDTTHVAVLDAERLDAGPVARCHFEHALPPTFHGTFVPA; this comes from the coding sequence ATGACCACCGCGACGCCGCTGCCGGCCTCCCTTCCCCCTCCGGCCTGGAATCGGGCCTTCCGCAACATCTCCCACCAGCACGGCTTCCAACCCCTGCGGGTGGAGGGACACCTCCCCGAAGGCCTCCGCGGGACGCTGTTCCGCCTGGGCGCGTGGACGTTCGACGTGCATGGGGCACCGCTCCAGCACTGGTTCGACGGTGACGGCGGCGTGATGGGCGTGCGCTTCGGGCCGGACGGCGTCCAGGGCGCGGCCCGGCTCGTGGACTCGCGCACCATGGTCACGGAGCGCAAGGCGGGCCGGCAGCTGTATGGCAGCTACGCCATGCCCACGCCGCTGCGCAACAAGCTGCTCAACCCCCAGAAGAACAACGCGAACACGGCGCTCTTGCCGTGGAACGGCCGGCTGTACGCGCTGCACGAGCCGAACCTCCCCGTGGAGCTGTCCCCGGAGGACCTGACCACCCTGGGCGAGACGAACCTCGACGGCGCCGTGCTGAAGTCCTTCTCCGCGCACCCCCACCGCGTCCCGTCGCGAAAGACGCGCTACAACTTCGGCCAGCACCACGGCCGGGTGAACACGCTGGAGCTGTATGCCCTGCCGGACGACGGCAAGGCGCGGCACCTGGGGTCCGTGCCGCTGCCCGGCGCGACCATGGTCCATGACTTCACGGTCACGGACCGCTACCTCGTCTTCTTCCTGCCGGCGATGAGCATCAACGTCTTGAAGATGCTGCTGCGCATCGGCGCGTTCGCGGACAACGTCTCCTTCCGGCCGGGCGCGGCGTCGGAGGTGGTGGTGGTGCCCATCGACGACGTGGCGCACCCCATCCGCATCCCCGCCGACTCCTTCTTCAACTGGCACTTCTCCAACGCTTACGAGGACGGCGACACGCTGGTGGTGGACTACGTGCGCTACCCCGACTTCGCGTCCAACCAGTGGCTGGGGGACCTGCTGCGCGGCAATCCATCCACCGACGCCGACGGCATGCTCCACCGCGCGCGCATCGACCTGAAGGCCCGCACGTTCCGCAGCGAGCCCCTGCTGGACCTGAGCTGCGAGTTCCCCCGCGTCGCCCCCAGCGTGGAGTGCCGGCCGTACCAGGCGGTCTACCTGGGCGCGCACGGCACCCAGGAGGCCCGGCGCGGCCTCTATGACGCGCTGGTGCGTCTGGACCTGGGCAGCGGCCGCGTGACGCGGGCCGCGCTGGAAACAGGCCAGTACCCCTCCGAGCCCGTCTTCGTGCCCCGCCCCGGCTCGCGGACCGAGGACGACGGCTGGCTGCTCACCCAGGTCTTCGACACGAAGACGGACACCACCCACGTGGCCGTGCTGGACGCCGAGCGGCTGGACGCGGGTCCCGTGGCGCGCTGCCATTTCGAGCACGCCCTGCCCCCCACGTTCCACGGCACGTTCGTCCCCGCCTGA